The following proteins are co-located in the Camelina sativa cultivar DH55 chromosome 12, Cs, whole genome shotgun sequence genome:
- the LOC104732967 gene encoding putative quinone-oxidoreductase homolog, chloroplastic: protein MAGKLMQALQYDSYGGGAAGLKHVQVPVPSPRHNEVLLKVEATSINPIDWKIQKGTVRPFLPRKFPFIPATDVAGEVVEVGTGVKNLKAGDKVVAILSHPTGGGLAEFVVADKKLTVKRPLEVGSAEAAAMPVPGLTALYALTHHAGLKLDGTSKQANILITAASGGVGHYAVQLAKLGKAHVTATCGSRNIDFVKSLGADEVLDYKTPEGATLMSPSGKKYDAVIHCATSIPFSTFEPNLSTNGKVIDITPGPSAIWTYAVKKVTMSKKQYVPLFLIPKLAEDLEFLVNLVKEGKMKTVIDSKHPLSKAEDAWAKSIDSHATGKIIVEP from the exons ATGGCCGGAAAACTCATGCAGGCTCTTCAGTATGACTCTTACGGCGGTGGCGCTGCCGGTTTAAAG CATGTCCAAGTCCCGGTACCATCACCAAGGCACAACGAGGTTTTGCTAAAAGTAGAAGCTACTAGTATAAACCCTATCGATTGGAAAATTCAAAAAGGAACGGTTCGGCCTTTTCTGCCCCGCAAGTTCCCTTTCATTCCTG CTACTGATGTTGCTGGAGAGGTCGTTGAGGTTGGAACAGGAGTCAAGAATTTAAAGGCGGGTGACAAAGTTGTTGCGATTCTCAGCCATCCG ACTGGAGGTGGACTTGCTGAATTCGTAGTTGCAGATAAGAAACTGACCGTGAAAAGGCCCCTAGAAGTGGGATCAGCTGAAGCAGCCGCTATGCCTGTGCCAGGTCTAACAGCTCTTTATGCTCTAACTCATCATGCGGGGTTGAAACTGGATGGCACAAGCAAGCAGGCGAACATCCTGATCACAGCAGCATCTGGTGGGGTTGGCCACTATGCAGTCCAGTTGGCAAAGCTTGGGAAGGCTCATGTCACCGCCACATGTGGATCCCGAAACATAGACTTTGTCAAATCTTTAGGAGCGGACGAGGTTCTCGACTACAAGACTCCAGAAGGAGCCACCCTCATGAGTCCGTCGGGTAAGAAATACGATGCTGTGATCCATTGCGCAACCAGTATCCCATTTTCGACATTCGAACCAAATTTGTCCACAAACGGGAAGGTGATAGATATCACGCCAGGGCCTAGTGCCATATGGACTTATGCAGTTAAGAAAGTAACCATGTCGAAGAAGCAATATGTGCCACTCTTTTTGATCCCAAAATTAGCTGAGGATTTGGAGTTTTTGGTGAATCTAGTGAAAGAAGGGAAAATGAAGACCGTGATTGACTCGAAGCACCCTCTAAGCAAAGCCGAGGATGCTTGGGCCAAAAGTATTGATAGCCATGCTACTGGGAAGATTATAGTCGAACCATGA
- the LOC109128036 gene encoding uncharacterized protein LOC109128036, which translates to MPPVIVSNGRQFQNFLKQHRSELIRLCVEIEAKSGETLFEEVKPKTPEPTPKTPEVVVDDFVGVAEEMGEKDDEYESRKEDGEDNVGNDLDEDEADDEDNSRFDYCDDSDGASSGDEDYLLYSNFAPDEAEESLDDGPGGGSCIEENVCNTESNNRTRKTNSAADAIEKEVRKIENGGGDIVVGDKFDSKETLVARLRVLSVLDKYDYNVRYSTPVLLIVECWVKGCKWRIRASTMGDSPVFHIRRYCREHTCSVTERYGRSRNAKPPILAQLYKDYVGGVGSSVVPNLVGDGLNLRYGVQLGYWKAHRTLIKAREYVRGTPESGYAELPAYLYRLRSSNPGTLTRLVVDAEDRFKYVFIAIAGCIKGFRYMRKVVVVDGTFLKGEFKGTLLIATTQDGNFNIFPLAYAVVDTENDVSWEWFFTQLSSVIPDDEELALISDRHKSIGKAIAKVYPLASRGICTYHLHKNIILRFSGSETFRLVKKAAAAYRVVDFEEIFQQIQEANPQLHAYLVRADVTKWSRAHFPGDRYNFTTSNIAESLNKVLNPARAYPIVELLEAVRNMLTRWFATRRKQAAAMPTLLTKGVENLLQARIEQSRRLKVQEIDEDRFEVSGGNSTHVVNLRYKRCSCRRFDLERMPCVHAIAAAYTANISVINQHHPYFRRDSLCSGYAEAIMPIDTSCIVPTDITPSRCKPPFVRNPPGRPKMTRRKSFVEVALETKRPRKQHACSQCQQVGHNRTTCPANT; encoded by the exons ATGCCACCGGTGATTGTTTCGAATGGTCGGCAGTTTCAAAACTTTCTCAAACAGCATAGGAGTGAACTCATCCGGCTATGCGTTGAGATCGAAGCTAAATCTGGTGAAACCTTGTTCGAGGAAGTTAAACCGAAAACCCCAGAACCAACACCCAAGACCCCTGAAGTCGTTGTAGATGATTTCGTAGGCGTGGCAGAGGAAATGGGAGAGAAAGATGATGAGTACGAGAGTCGGAAGGAAGACGGTGAAGATAATGTAGGAAATGAtctagatgaagatgaagcagatgACGAGGACAACAGTAGATTTGATTACTGTGACGACAGCGATGGTGCAAGTTCAGGGGATGAAGACTATCTGCTGTACTCCAACTTCGCCCCGGATGAAGCAGAGGAATCATTGGACGACGGACCTGGGGGTGGGTCTTGTATAGAGGAAAATGTGTGTAACACAGAATCAAATAACCGTACCCGCAAGACTAACTCTGCAGCTGATGCAATTGAGAAGGAGGTTCGCAAAATAGAAAACGGAGGTGGTGATATTGTTGTGGGGGATAAGTTTGATAGCAAAGAAACGTTGGTGGCAAGGTTGAGGGTGCTGAGTGTATTAGATAAATATGATTACAATGTTCGATATTCAACGCCCGTTTTGTTAATCGTTGAGTGTTGGGTAAAAGGTTGTAAATGGAGAATACGGGCTTCAACCATGGGTGATTCGCCGGTGTTTCATATTCGCAGATATTGTCGTGAACATACTTGCTCTGTTACGGAACGATATGGCCGTAGCCGTAATGCTAAACCACCAATCCTAGCTCAATTATACAAGGATTATGTTGGTGGTGTGGGAAGTTCTGTTGTGCCAAATCTTGTTGGGGATGGGCTCAACCTACGATATGGTGTACAG cTTGGCTACTGGAAGGCACATCGTACACTTATAAAGGCGCGGGAGTATGTTAGGGGTACACCTGAAAGTGGATACGCTGAATTACCGGCATATTTATACAGGCTGAGGTCCTCTAATCCGGGGACCCTTACTAGACTGGTCGTTGATGCAGAAGACAGATTCAAGTATGTTTTCATTGCGATTGCTGGATGCATTAAGGGTTTCAGGTATATGCGGaaagttgtagttgtagatggAACCTTTTTGAAAGGTGAATTCAAAGGGACTCTTCTGATAGCGACAACACAAGAtgggaattttaatattttccctcTGGCGTATGCGGTTGTTGATACAGAGAACGACGTGTCGTGGGAATGGTTCTTTACTCAATTAAGTAGTGTAATTCctgatgatgaagagcttgCACTGATATCTGACCGGCATAAATCTATTGGTAAAGCTATCGCTAAAGTGTACCCCCTGGCAAGTCGAGGAATCTGCACTTATCATCTTCACAAGAATATTATCCTGAGATTTAGTGGGAGCGAAACATTCCGGCTGGTAAAAAAAGCAGCTGCAGCGTACCGTGTAGTTGATTTCGAAGAAATCTTCCAGCAAATTCAAGAAGCGAATCCGCAACTGCATGCTTACTTGGTTCGTGCAGATGTAACCAAGTGGAGCAGGGCGCACTTTCCTGGTGATAGGTACAACTTCACCACGAGCAACATTGCAGAATCGCTAAACAAAGTACTGAATCCTGCCAGAGCCTATCCCATTGTAGAGTTACTAGAAGCTGTTCGGAATATGTTGACACGTTGGTTTGCTACAAGGAGAAAACAAGCTGCCGCAATGCCAACTTTACTCACCAAAGGAGTGGAGAACCTGTTACAG GCACGTATTGAACAGTCAAGGCGTCTAAAGGTTCAAGAAATTGATGAAGATCGATTTGAAGTAAGTGGTGGTAACTCAACGCATGTTGTCAATCTGAGGTATAAGAGGTGTTCATGTAGGCGTTTTGATCTAGAGAGGATGCCATGCGTACATGCTATCGCAGCCGCATATACGGCCAACATATCAGTTATAAACCAGCACCATCCATACTTCCGCAGAGACAGCCTCTGCAGTGGGTATGCGGAGGCGATAATGCCGATAGATACATCCTGCATCGTTCCTACTGATATTACACCGTCCAGATGTAAACCGCCTTTTGTTAGGAATCCTCCAGGAAGGCCAAAGATGACGAGGAGGAAGTCTTTTGTCGAGGTTGCGTTGGAGACGAAGCGGCCCCGCAAACAGCATGCTTGTTCTCAGTGTCAACAGGTTGGCCACAACCGTACAACATGTCCAGCTAATACGTAG